The DNA sequence TGCTGGATATCTATATGCCGGGTATTCTCGGTACAGAAGCGGCGCGGGAACTGCGGGCTATGAGCGACAATTGCCAGATCATTTTCCTGACTACGTCACGCGACCATGCTGTGGACGCATTCTCGCTAAACGCCACGCATTATCTGGTGAAGCCCTATTCGGAACAAGAATTCTTTGCAGCTCTTGACAAGGCGCTCTATAACCTTGCGGATAGGCGCGGGGTGGTGCTTACTGTCAAATCGGTTAACGGTATCAGCCGTGTGGAGCTAAGCAAGCTTGTATATGCTGAAACAGATAGCCATGTTCAGAAATTATATTTATCAGACGGCAATTTGATCAGGGTTCGAAAATCCTCAACCGAGCTGTTTGAGCTTCTTCAAGGAGAGCCGCGTTTTTACAAATGCGGCAGCACCTATATCATTAATATGGACTATATCGTTGAGCTTTCATCCAGAAGTGTTGCTTTTTCTACCGGCACTAAGATTCCGGTGCTCAGTCGAAAATACACGGATTTCAAAAAATGGTACATGGATTACGTATGTAATCGTTGAGCGAGGGATGCTATCTATGCTTATTTATACATTGATACTTCTGCGATTTTTGCAGACGGGCGCTTATATTGGCCTGTTTTTCTTCTCCCTTATAAAGCTGAAGGAGCCGAAAAGAAAACGGGTTGCCATTACAGTTGCAATTTATATCGCAGTTGCCGGGGCATATTGCTCCTTGCTGTTGCTATATGGGCAGGAGTTAGCCGAAAGCCTGATTATACCCGTTGAAGTGGGGTTGTGTCTGATTCTGCTTGTTATCTGTTCCGCCGACAGGTGGCCAGTATCGCTTTTTGTCATGTTCACTCAGTTTAATTTATACCTGGGAATATCCTATATTTCCGATCTGTGCACCACCGAATATTCCGGACTGGTTTATAATATCGAATTTTTGCTGAACCGAACCGTGCTGTTTGGTGTGCTTTTGTTTCTCAATTTCAAATATCTGCGGCCTCGCTTCCGCAGACTGGTAGAGATTCTGGGAAAAGAATGGAATTCTATTATGCTGGCGGCCTTTTTCTTCTATGTTTTGGAAGCCGTTATCCTATATTTTCCGCGTTTCTATTGGTATGAGCCGGACTACCGCTGGTATCTGGTTGCAAGCTCCTATCTGGTTTTTTTCAGCGTCAACCTGCTGATATTCCGGTCAATCAATGCAATTGTGGGGAAATATGAGGAGCAGGAGCGTGGAAGCATCCTTGCGCAGCAAAATAAGCTGTGGGAAGAACAGATAACAGAGCAAACAAATGCTGTCAATGCTGCCCGCCGCGACCGCCATGATCTTCGCCATCACTACGACACGCTTTTAGAAATGCTTTCGGGCGGGAAAACACAGGAAGCGGTTGCCTATTTAAACGCACAGACCCGGAGAACGGAAAGTGCGGCTCTGTCGGACATCTGCCAGCACCCTGCCGCAAACGCTATCCTGTCAAGATGGGCGGCGCGGGCAAAGGAGAACGGCATCAAGTCCCAAATTGATGCGGGCATTCCCGCAGATCTCCCGATTGACGAGGTTGCACTGGCCGGTATTCTTGCCAATTCCTTTGAAAATGCCGTAGAAGGCTGCCTGCGCTGCCCTGAGGTCGCGGAGAAATTTATTACCGTGAACATTGCTTATTCTGTCTATAACGGAGCTGGAAAGCTTCACATTGTCTTCGAAAATACATGTGCGCATAACATCGTCTTTGATGGTGACTTTCCAAAATCCCAGAAGCCCGGGGGTGGCACGGGAACAAAGAGCATCACTTATACCGCCGAGCGCTATAACGGTATGGTGGAATTTACCGCGCAAGACGGTGTGTTCAGGACACGGATCCTGCTTCATTTATAGCATAAAACCCCAAAATGTGACAAATACATGACATTTACGCCAAATATCCTGCAATTACGCTGCGGCCGTTTTTCGGCCGCAGTTTTTTTGTATAATTTTACTGAGAAATTAGCTTTGAGGAAGTGATTCTATGATGGGAAAACCGCGTGACAGAACAGGGGAGATCAAGACGATCGGCAGGCTTGAAATTGAGCGCGGAGACTTCTGCGATGCTTTTGAACAGGACGAGAGCCGGCTTTTTTCCAGCCGGGAGTGCTGGTACTGCAAGCATGGGGATTTTGGCATTCTTACCGAGTGCCCCACCAAAACGGGAGTATGCAGCTATACGGAGGGAATAAACGGCATTTTTGATTCATCCACAAAACGGTGCGCGTTTGATCCGACCGTTCAGGCAGACACAAAAGAGGAGGAAGAGACAAAATGAAAAAACGATTATTAAGCTTTGCACTGGCATTGTGTATGATGCTGACCCAGCTGCCGATTTCAGCCATGGCGAAAGAAGCGGACATTTCCATCGGTGCAAGCGGAGAAATTATCGCATTTGCACCGCTTGATAAAACAGAACTGTCTGTATCAGCCGGCACAGCCATTGAGAATTTGGGGCTGCCTGAAAGTCTGACGGCAACGGTGCGTACAACCGCTATAGCCGACAGCGGCACAGCGGAGGAATCCGAGCAGGATTCAGGGAACCCGGACAATTTGACAGAGGCAATTCCCGGTTCTGCCACTCCGACAGATTCCGGCCAACAGGCAAAGGCAGACGAGACGACTCCGCCCGAATGGAACATCACAACTCCGAATATCCCGGTTACATGGGAAGCCACGCCGGAATATCAGGGAAATGAAAACGGCGTTTACATTTTCACGCCGGTAATTGAGGGCTATACCGTGAGCGCCGACCTGCCGAAAGTTGCTGTGACGGTGGGCGCGGCAAAGCGCCAGATGATACGCACGGCACCTAACGACCCCGCCGTATTTTCGGTTGCCATCAATATACCGCTAGAGATTAACGTTTTACCTATTTACGGAAACCCTCAAGTGAATGAAATGTTACTTCCTTCACACGGATTTACACAACCAACAGACGGAAGTAAAGCCGCAGAGTTATATTGGGATTCGACTCAAACTAATCCAATAACATATGGGGATACTAATTGTTCAATTTCTTCAATTCTGCAAAACAAAATATATTTTTATGCGACAGAGCAGGGAACTTATACGTTCACAGCTACATTTATTGATGATGATACACATCATGATTATCCGATTACGGTTACCGTCACCGATGGCAGCACCGCCGAAGCTCGATGGGGCGTGGCAGGAAGTGGTGGTTCCGCACCGGCAGTGTTGGCATACGGTACACTGGATGATGCCATGACCTATGCCAACAGTTTAGAAAGTGGCACGGCATACATTCAGCTTCGGGAGGACGTAGCTATCACTGAAACGCTGGTCTTTGCGTCAGGCAAGGCCACCATCCTCGACCTGAATGGCAAGGATATCGACCGTGGGCTTACGGCGGCAACTGCGAATGGCAATGTAATCACTGTCAGCGGCAGCCTGACTCTCAAGGACAGCAGTACGACTGAGGCTTCAAATCAGGGTCACATCACCGGCGGGTATAGTTCCAATGATACCGGCGGCGGTGTGTGTGTAAGCGGTAATTTTACATTACAGGGCGGCGATATCACCGGCAACAAGACAACTGTGTGGGGCGGCGGTGTAAGGGTTAAATCTGGGGCTTTGTTTATGATGCAGGGCGGCAGTATTACTGGCAATGAAGCGACCGGTGATGGTGGTGCTGTCTCTGTACCAGACGCCACCTTCAGTATGACGGGCGGTAGCATTACCGGCAATGAAAGCCCTAATGTGGGCGGTATCTCCATCTACGCTAGCGGGACTTATAAAATAGGTGGCACAGCTGTTATCAAAGATAATATAGAGACTAGCGGTGGCACTAAACGCAATGTGTTCGTGTATAGCTATAATTCCCTTTCGATCGATACGCCATTTACTACCGGAGCATCGATTTGGGTGACCTCAATTGATGCTCCCACAAGCGGTAGCCCGCGCAACATCACCGGCACAAGCTCCGCCGATTACAGCGGCTATTTCCACAGTGATAACAGCAGCTACATAATTCAGAATGGCGCAAACAATGTGGTGCAGCTTGCGGTGACAGTACCCACTATCGGTGAACTGACCATTTCCAATTCCTTTATGGCAGGGAAGCGGCTATATCTGGACGACGTTGCGGCCTATGTTCCTACTGTAACGCCTAACGGATACACCATCACGGCACAAGGCTGGCAGGCTTCCGTTAACTCCAGTGAGTGGATACCTTGGTCGGGAGCAACCAGCTATGTTCCGCTTGACACTAACGCCTTCCGGAAGCTGCGCTATTTTATAACCTACACAGACCGCGGCAGTGAAAAAACAATTACTTCCAATGAAATAACGTTTAATGTAATGGGATATACAACCGAGCTTGCGCTGGCGGCAGCTCCCGCAAATCAGCAAATCCTTGGAAGCGCCATTACCTTGACCGCAACCCTCATGGGCTTTTATTCAGGCTCGAATATAAACGGGCAGACAATTACCTTTAAGAACGGAGAAACAACCCTCGGTACGGCAACCCTAAATGCCGATGGCGTGGCTGCCTATACTTGGAGCCCGTCCGTTGCGGATGCTTACACACTAACCGCTGAGTATGCCGCCAATGCTTACAACAAAGCCGCCACTTCAAGCACGGTCAACTACGCGGTGATTGTTGACCCCAATATTGCGGCAGTCGACGCCGCCGGAACCGCTCTGGTTAACGGAACTGTCAATGTGGCTTTCAATGCATCACAGGCTGATAAAACAGCCGCCGTGCAAGCCTATGTGAACAGCCTGCTCACCGGGGATGCCGCAGGGGTGACCGCAACCGTCACCTACAACAACAGCACCGGGAAGTATGATGCTGCCATCTCTAAGGGCAGCGTGAACGACACCAAAAGCCTTTCCATGACCGTAAAAGTCGCACCTGACCCGGATATTGCAACTGTAGCTAATGCCAAAACCGTCGCACAGGGTGCAAGTTACGCCGACATGACTCAAGCTGCTGCAACGGATGAGAATGCTATTAAAACGGCACTTAAAAATGCCGCGGCAGTAGAGGTCAATAACAGCGGTGTTACAATCACCATAAATAAACTCAGCTACATTGCGCCGATTGCGGGAACTTCCGCAAATCCCAGCGGTACAGATGGCAGCT is a window from the Oscillospiraceae bacterium MB08-C2-2 genome containing:
- a CDS encoding LytTR family DNA-binding domain-containing protein, giving the protein MLRIAICDDQPKELEQAESLLEKYACEHTQQDMKTELFSAPLELLTYVAAKGGFDVLLLDIYMPGILGTEAARELRAMSDNCQIIFLTTSRDHAVDAFSLNATHYLVKPYSEQEFFAALDKALYNLADRRGVVLTVKSVNGISRVELSKLVYAETDSHVQKLYLSDGNLIRVRKSSTELFELLQGEPRFYKCGSTYIINMDYIVELSSRSVAFSTGTKIPVLSRKYTDFKKWYMDYVCNR
- a CDS encoding ATP-binding protein; the protein is MLAAFFFYVLEAVILYFPRFYWYEPDYRWYLVASSYLVFFSVNLLIFRSINAIVGKYEEQERGSILAQQNKLWEEQITEQTNAVNAARRDRHDLRHHYDTLLEMLSGGKTQEAVAYLNAQTRRTESAALSDICQHPAANAILSRWAARAKENGIKSQIDAGIPADLPIDEVALAGILANSFENAVEGCLRCPEVAEKFITVNIAYSVYNGAGKLHIVFENTCAHNIVFDGDFPKSQKPGGGTGTKSITYTAERYNGMVEFTAQDGVFRTRILLHL
- a CDS encoding S-layer homology domain-containing protein; this encodes MKKRLLSFALALCMMLTQLPISAMAKEADISIGASGEIIAFAPLDKTELSVSAGTAIENLGLPESLTATVRTTAIADSGTAEESEQDSGNPDNLTEAIPGSATPTDSGQQAKADETTPPEWNITTPNIPVTWEATPEYQGNENGVYIFTPVIEGYTVSADLPKVAVTVGAAKRQMIRTAPNDPAVFSVAINIPLEINVLPIYGNPQVNEMLLPSHGFTQPTDGSKAAELYWDSTQTNPITYGDTNCSISSILQNKIYFYATEQGTYTFTATFIDDDTHHDYPITVTVTDGSTAEARWGVAGSGGSAPAVLAYGTLDDAMTYANSLESGTAYIQLREDVAITETLVFASGKATILDLNGKDIDRGLTAATANGNVITVSGSLTLKDSSTTEASNQGHITGGYSSNDTGGGVCVSGNFTLQGGDITGNKTTVWGGGVRVKSGALFMMQGGSITGNEATGDGGAVSVPDATFSMTGGSITGNESPNVGGISIYASGTYKIGGTAVIKDNIETSGGTKRNVFVYSYNSLSIDTPFTTGASIWVTSIDAPTSGSPRNITGTSSADYSGYFHSDNSSYIIQNGANNVVQLAVTVPTIGELTISNSFMAGKRLYLDDVAAYVPTVTPNGYTITAQGWQASVNSSEWIPWSGATSYVPLDTNAFRKLRYFITYTDRGSEKTITSNEITFNVMGYTTELALAAAPANQQILGSAITLTATLMGFYSGSNINGQTITFKNGETTLGTATLNADGVAAYTWSPSVADAYTLTAEYAANAYNKAATSSTVNYAVIVDPNIAAVDAAGTALVNGTVNVAFNASQADKTAAVQAYVNSLLTGDAAGVTATVTYNNSTGKYDAAISKGSVNDTKSLSMTVKVAPDPDIATVANAKTVAQGASYADMTQAAATDENAIKTALKNAAAVEVNNSGVTITINKLSYIAPIAGTSANPSGTDGSYTFTATVSKGSYSETTGQKIITITATPYTGVTDAQAVAAAGTALVNGIVNVAFDASQADKTAAVQAYVNSLLTGDAAGVTATVIYNIVTKKYEVLFSKGSVNDTKSLSMTVKVAPDPDIATVANAKTVAQEAIYGNMTQTATANESAVETALKSTAETEISNSGVTITINKVSYTAPIAGTSANPSGTNGSYTFTVRVSKGSQSETTEQKTMTITATPYAGGSGGNDNGGRDSDSGSDRPTLSTKPTEPVTGSTENKATVDNTGNASVSLTDKNITDAIANAQAEAAKKGVSPGDITAVIHVTTAGKDADTVTVNLPKTTQEKVIGNKIFSVQLVIDRPDLTIGIDLAAVTEINRQAKADVQLSATRMDNTKLPGDAKAAIGSRPAYDLKALYGNGKSVTDFGKGSVSVEIPYTLQKNEAAGYVYAVYVDAKGKVTYLTDSSYDAKRGTVVFSTSHFSTYGVAYKAGFNFTDIGGHWAKDDILFAANRGLITGTSTTTFSPGGSMTRGMFVTALGRLANADIRAYKQSSFTDVKADAYYMGYIEWASKNNILVGTEGGKFDPDGLVTREQMAVIMRNYAKAMGYTVPKVHVENIFSDNAKISTHAKEAVKQMQMAGVISGKNSNLFDPQGTATRAEVSAVLRRFVELMIFSDTMQGWTMNHSGQWMFYQNGRPATGKKDIESSTYTFDQYGVVADVPKNLRYTTYTVQKGDSFWLIAHKLGCSMSELEELNNTSRFSTILPGDVLSVPEK